In Pan troglodytes isolate AG18354 chromosome 5, NHGRI_mPanTro3-v2.0_pri, whole genome shotgun sequence, the sequence acctgggtcctGAATCAGGGATCTAAGCGATGTGGACTCAGGCCGCTGGAATGCCTGGGTTCACCGGCAGCTCAGTTCATATTTCTTGTTCTAATGACTCCCCTCCCTGTTCTACTTAATTAAAACCAGAAGAGGGGGGCTGGGGGAGATAATTAGGGAGGTCTCCAGCCGCTGCTTAATGAGCCAGTAATTAACCAGCCAGGGAAGGGAGCTGGCCTCTGGCCAGACTGGGGAGAGAAAAGGCCTCTGGCCTCACCTTCCTACCTTTCACCCCGCCTGGGCCCCCCAGATACCAGTCTGCAGTCCAGAGGGGAATTATATTTATTCATACAACCAAAACATCAGACAGACTCAGcagcagtggggagggagggtgggcagGGCTGAAGGTCCATTCACAGCCCGTAAACCCCTCAGTCTCAGGGATCGGGGGTGCTGGTAGTGGGACTGGGAGAATAGTCTTAATCTCTCAGGTGCCCACCCACCTTCTCTTCTTACTGGGAGGAAGGGTAGAGCTGTCTCTCAGGTTATAACCTCTCAGGTGGAGGCCTGAGCCCTCAGACCCTAGTGCCTAGTAGCTTGACAATTGGTGGTGTCCCCACAAGTTAGGGAAAAGACTCCCAGCCACTCCTTGAGATGGGTGCCTGGGATCCCCCTTACTGCCTCAAGCTCCCATGGACCTGTGGGCGGGGAGTTAAATCCCCGTTCCACCTCGCCTGTTCCCAGAGTTTGAGGACTTTCACCCCGTCCAGTTCCCAGGGAAGGTGATGTGGGAGATGAATATTGAGATTTGTGCCGTGTCCTTCAGTCTCTGGTACCCCTGCCAAGCAAGAGTTGAGGGCATGCAATGGGCTGCCCAGCTTTGAGACCAGTGGCAAGGAAGGGCTGGTTGGGGCTCAAGTCTCagcaggtgtgtgtggggggccGGGACCTTTGCTCCTCCATTCGACCCCCACCCTGAACTCTCAGCAGCAACTCCAGGAGCTCTTGCCCCcctggggggaggggaggctcTGACCGCTGGGCTTCCATCCGCTGGCACTGGAggagtggagggagagggagagctttGGTGAGGGTCTGAGGGGAGGAGGTTCTTGAGAGGATCAAGGGTTGGTATGGGGAGGCATATAGGAAACCTGTGAAGGCAATGGGGTGCCTAGGGAGAAACAGGAGTAGAGCCCAAAAGAGAACAGGGGCCAAGAGACCAGGAGGCCTGGGTTTGCCTCCTGGGGGGATGTCTTACCTGGTGACTAAGGATAGTGCTGTAAAGCTGTTCTCTGTCCTCGAGAGGACGGAGTGGGGCAGGGGCTAGGCTTGAGGGGTTTTGGGGGGTGTAGAAGGTGGCCCTCTGCTCCTCCAGGCGGCGGGACTGGGCTTCAGCCACCAGGTCCAGAAGGAGTTCAGTCTGCAGGGAGAGCAGGGAGGCCGAGCGGGGTcccagggctggggagaggggtgtggagggctcagagacccagagaggttgGCAGACAGGAGCCGTGGGGGAGTGTGGACAGGGTGATGTGATTAGGGACTTTGGATCAGAGGAGAGGGGGTGCAATGGGGAATCCCAAGGGGAGtctggaggaggtggggagagggccCACAATGGAGTGGGCCTTGGTAATGGGGTCAGGATGTGGGCACTAGGGTCGGGGCTCTCCCTGGGTGGGTAGGGGTACCTGTGTGGCGGgtccctgga encodes:
- the GPSM3 gene encoding G-protein-signaling modulator 3 isoform X1, which codes for MEAERPQEEEDGEQGPPQDEEGWPPPNSTTRPWRSAPPSPPPPGTRHTALGPRSASLLSLQTELLLDLVAEAQSRRLEEQRATFYTPQNPSSLAPAPLRPLEDREQLYSTILSHQCQRMEAQRSEPPLPPGGQELLELLLRVQGGGRMEEQRSRPPTHTC
- the GPSM3 gene encoding G-protein-signaling modulator 3 isoform X3, whose translation is MVSRAPLRMRKAGPLQTPPLGLGDLLLRPLLLQGPATQTELLLDLVAEAQSRRLEEQRATFYTPQNPSSLAPAPLRPLEDREQLYSTILSHQCQRMEAQRSEPPLPPGGQELLELLLRVQGGGRMEEQRSRPPTHTC
- the GPSM3 gene encoding G-protein-signaling modulator 3 isoform X2; translation: MVSRMDIFWHQGPPQDEEGWPPPNSTTRPWRSAPPSPPPPGTRHTALGPRSASLLSLQTELLLDLVAEAQSRRLEEQRATFYTPQNPSSLAPAPLRPLEDREQLYSTILSHQCQRMEAQRSEPPLPPGGQELLELLLRVQGGGRMEEQRSRPPTHTC